From a region of the Paraburkholderia hospita genome:
- a CDS encoding dodecin, whose product MSDHVYKQIELTGSSTKSSDDAIRCAIEKASKTLRNLHWFQVIETRGHIEDNKVSHWQVTLKVGLRIDD is encoded by the coding sequence ATGAGCGACCACGTGTACAAGCAGATCGAGCTAACAGGTTCGTCAACGAAGTCCAGCGATGACGCGATCCGCTGCGCGATCGAAAAAGCCAGCAAAACACTGCGCAATCTGCACTGGTTCCAGGTCATCGAAACGCGCGGTCACATCGAAGACAATAAGGTCTCGCACTGGCAGGTAACGCTGAAGGTCGGATTGCGCATCGACGATTGA
- a CDS encoding NAD(P)-dependent oxidoreductase, translating to MRAVHQMEEREVEIGFCGPGLMGAPMIRHLLGAGHAVQVWNRTRAKAEVLVPDGATVASTPAGLVGRAEAIFLCVLDAAAVEEVVFGANGIVPGVLEANGDSPVRWIVDHGSIPPSATRAFAARAAEANLGWIDAPVSGGVSGAIAGTLAVMAGGEAADVAAVTPVIGAYAARVTHMGTAGAGQTTKLCNQAIVTSTVAAIAEAVSLAQRSGIDAARLTQALAGGWADSVLLQTFVPRMTQSGQPPIGALSTFQKDVDTIAAAACETGTPMPVSGTVQQLLRLGAAMGLADADLSGFIDVLQTTRKKG from the coding sequence ATGCGTGCAGTGCATCAAATGGAGGAGAGAGAAGTGGAGATCGGTTTTTGCGGACCGGGCTTGATGGGTGCGCCCATGATTCGGCATCTGCTTGGTGCAGGTCATGCAGTGCAGGTGTGGAATCGCACGCGGGCGAAGGCGGAGGTACTGGTGCCGGACGGCGCGACGGTCGCGTCGACACCCGCTGGACTCGTCGGCCGGGCTGAAGCAATTTTCCTGTGCGTGCTGGACGCGGCGGCTGTCGAAGAAGTCGTGTTCGGCGCGAACGGCATCGTGCCAGGCGTGCTCGAGGCGAACGGCGACAGCCCCGTGCGCTGGATCGTCGATCACGGCAGCATCCCGCCGTCGGCGACGCGCGCGTTCGCCGCACGGGCGGCGGAAGCGAACCTCGGCTGGATCGACGCGCCCGTCTCGGGCGGCGTGTCGGGCGCGATTGCCGGAACGCTCGCCGTGATGGCGGGCGGCGAGGCAGCCGATGTTGCCGCCGTCACGCCCGTGATCGGGGCCTATGCGGCTCGCGTCACGCACATGGGCACGGCGGGCGCGGGACAAACCACCAAGCTGTGCAATCAGGCGATCGTGACGTCGACGGTGGCGGCCATCGCCGAGGCTGTCAGCCTCGCGCAGCGCAGCGGTATCGACGCCGCACGGCTGACGCAGGCGCTCGCGGGCGGCTGGGCCGACTCGGTGCTGCTGCAGACCTTCGTGCCGCGCATGACGCAGTCGGGTCAGCCGCCGATCGGCGCCTTGAGCACGTTCCAGAAGGATGTGGACACGATTGCCGCCGCGGCTTGCGAAACGGGCACTCCAATGCCGGTTTCGGGCACGGTGCAGCAACTGTTGCGTCTCGGTGCAGCCATGGGACTGGCGGATGCAGATTTGTCCGGTTTCATCGACGTGTTGCAGACGACACGTAAAAAAGGGTAG